In Dreissena polymorpha isolate Duluth1 chromosome 11, UMN_Dpol_1.0, whole genome shotgun sequence, the genomic window TAAAAAGAGTTCGTAGATCACCATCTTATTCTCATTTCTGAaaggtttaataaaaaatataatctgtATATGCGATGGTGTGCACTAGATGACCATCGAAATCATTCTTGTTAAATAATTGGAAAATCTCGAACATTCGAGGAGAAAAATGCATTTAGACCTCGATTTATTTTACATCTGGCGACCATCATGTGCAGTGAAGCGAGCCGTTTTCACAGCTTTGGTGCAATCACATTTGTTTTCGATAAATTTCATTCAGATTAATCCAGACCTgcagtttttttttgcaaaataatatttattcatgtttGAAAGTAAATGACATTGTGTTAATTTGATTTCTTTTTGCGGACAACATGGCTTTGTGGGTAAATcacttgaaaaaaaacaacaagaactaATTAGACCAGTTATATACTTACTGTAATAATTGGGGACTGAACGTTAATTTTGATTAAACAAAGATAATGTTTTTTCAAAAAAGAAGCGgattattgccaaatgaaaaatggacatacaatgACCATGCTAAAGACACTGTAAATGACTTTAATTTGTAAGGTGTTGTCCTCAATTATACAGGTATCTTTAACTTAAATACAGAACATTTAATTGGCAATGCTCTTAATGCATTGAATACTGTTGTTTTTGAATgtcaagattttgatttaaaaccaaAATTTCTTTGTCAGCTATTTGATGCATTCGTTGGGTTGATTTTAGGTAACTCAGCAGAAGTTTGGGTGTTTACACAATCTAAGGAAGTAGAAAGGATAATCTGAAGTTCTGTAAGAGTCTTTTAAGAGTTAAAACTAATACATGTAATGCTTGTGTTTACGGTGAGTTAGGAAGATATTATACAGAGATACATAAGAATCgtacaatattggtttaaaacagcagcctttaataattaaataatattggaGTGTCGATTATGCCAGAGTCTGCCAAAATTGGATTTATATTGATCACCAAGCAATTATTTGATGATAACTGGTTCAGTTATGTTTTTAGCAGCGTTCATGAtattaatgttaaacattttaaacccATTATAAATCCAGAATTAtagattcatataaacaaaattggTACGGTTCACGagaagataattcaatgtaagaCATTTATAGAACACTggatataaagaagtgaaactccagctgctaagTCAACTAAGTCAAACTAAGTCAAATCTTGAATATGAGATCTCCCTATACTTAGTTCCAACAACTTTAAGATTGTATATTGGCCGATTAAGATTATCTGCTCACCCCCTTCGAATACAGACTGGTAGGTATAATGGAAACAATATTGCTAGTAAAGAAATATATTGTCTTCGTTGTAATGTCACGGATATTTAGGACACATTTacgtttgtttgtatttgttcaacATGTGTTGAAATAAGGAAGAAATACATAAACGAATATTACTATAATAATCCAGCTATGTTTAGGTATGCACAATTGCTGCAATCTACCAAAAGGTCTGAACTTTGTTTATGCGATTTTGTTtaatcgtttaacgttatttacCCATTCTTCATCCTCTGTATTTCTATgtacatttgttttgtatatattaatgTGTGTCTACATTTGTTTCCTGCGCACAtatatgttgacatttatcaCTTCCAACCACATGTTATGTTGACGGTGTGCATTGTGcaatgtatgtctgtctgtctgtgtgtttgtctgtatgtctgtctgtctgtctgtctgtctgtatgtctgtctgatCAAGTTCTTTTGAAAATGTGCCATGAATACACAACTTAAACGCAAATTCTATTTATAGCTCTATAACCATTTTGTGCAGTTGATTGGAACAATTGGAATATGTTTGACAAAGATGTGGTAGAGGACATAAAAAACTGTGTTTGAATTGATTTGACGATTgacacatacatagataaggacTACATAGCAAACTAAATAACCCGCTCACCACATGTTTGTCAGTTTATGAGTCGAGAATTTTCGTTGATAAAACAACCGACTTAAATCAGAAGCTTTGCGCACTTAAATCTGAAGTGCTAAATATCTAACTAACAGCATGCTGATACCAGTGCTTTTTGAAATAATGATACCGATGGTTGATGGATAAAAACTAAAAGTTTCCAAATCTGAATGCTGAATTCTCTACAAAACAATCGGATGTTAGTCGTACtaattaattacaatgtttttcGAACTCGTACTTTTCAATGACTAAATTAGAACATTTCCCCAACATCAGAAATGTACTGATGTGGAGTTCGTTATCAATTGTTGATGTTTAGCAAAATATGCTGAATTTTGCATTGACATGAGTACATATGGTTAGTTTATAACCAAAATTCTAGATCAAAATGTCAAATATGCTTTCAGACCATACTACTATTGACATTTAGTGAATAAGTTAAATGTTTCGATACATTATTCCACATCACATTTTCATGAATGAGGACACATTAACTTAACGAACTACACAATTGGGTCACGTaggtaatatattgttaattattatttaactGGTTTAAATATTAGTATTCAGTGAccctttttgtttaaatacataattatttatgtttaatgctgTTGACTAGAAACAgaaaaattgtaaatattaacaCACAGTTTCTCCATTTAAGTGCTGTGGGGATTTTTATTACTCTACCATGTTCTTAATTTACCTACTGTCCTGTACAAAATATAGAACATAGTGTGAACCTTAGATAAGCGAGTCAGCTAAATCAATAGTCGTGTCATGGTTTGTGCCAAAAGTGGCATAGTTAATGTTCACAGTTCATTTTAAGAGGCAACTCTCCGTCAGAACTTCCACCGTACACATTATGGTAGTTTATGACTCGCAGAGTCGCATTCCGTACCCAAGTTGTGCCACAACGacttaaatatacatattttacattatataaaataattcagtATATTGTTAACGATAAGaaatacttatttaaataaaCTGTGATTACACTAGTTTATACTTAAACACGAAGCATTGTTTATTTCTCTTCAATCTGTTGGAAACATCGTTGTCTTACAGTCAGTTACGATATATTGAATCAAACCATAAGCTACACAATGCATTTGTTTGTGGCTTTTCTGTCAGTTTCTATTTAATTCAATCAGGATCAAACGGTAACACGGCTACACTTCAAAGTGATTCCAATATTAAGGTGTTATTGTCATGTGCATGTGTCAATAAAACTTATAAATGTGTCTGTAACATGACTAGAATGATATATTAACCATATTTATATTACTGAACGGTACAGCAATAAAAAGAGCAAGTGTATCTTAAAACAAagatacaaataataataatgtcataAAGCAGGGCATGTGTACGGTTTATTGCAATAATTGGAGAACAATATAATTTTGATTGAATTATACGAGTTCACAGTACAAAGCACATTTTCAATTGTGTTACGATTTGATAATATTTCAATTGTTTCATTTATTCAGTTTAAAACATTAATGGCTTTATTAAAACAGCGTATTAAACTACTCAaagtcaaaaagtatatattataacgaCCGAGCACATATTCATCAAAGTTTTTGAATAAGTGTACCAGCAAATGAGTTCCAAGCATCACTAGCTTCATTTAAACTGGCGCCGTCGTATTGATACGCCATTAACACCCAAACGTGCTCATTCCTGTGTAGCTTCACTGATGTTGAACACGATGTGCATGCGTATTGTTGATGGTAGTGATATGTAGCTGACAATTTCATCGCTGTGCTCATGCTTGCATCACCTTTCTGAATATAGAAAACCACCGAATGGGCGGGTGTAGTGCATGTTTGGGCGGTGAAGTAATAAATGCCGTCAACAGGAGCAGTGAAGTGCCCAGTGCTCGGGTTGTACGCATTTCCTTCGTTAGAGATCACAGAAGGAAATGCATTAACCGAATTTGACAACACGTTGCGCCCGTGAGCGTTGAAAAGGACCACAGTGCCTGCAATGGAATAAATCATACATGACAcattgttaaagggaccttttcacagatgttggcagatattgaagttgtcattaaatgctttatattaatatatgcaaacatttgatttaaataaagaataaaattaaagaaagaaaaaagtaaccctcaactgcgctcgaaccactgacccctggggtaaAAGTTttatgcttagaccactcggccattcgtgctcatacaattagtggtgtattttatactttatatacgaaATCCtagtagtgtcacaaaatataacaacagcaaaagaactctttaaattattcaatcgttttgcgttgacacgctgtataattttcaggtttttaaatcgtctcaAAATGcattataatggatattttaaagcatggtaaatgttcagtattactgtttcctcacacataactacaacgaaaatttgcaaatctgaaacatttgtttgtttaatttataaattaaccaaaacgtgaaaaggtcccttttattATGAAAACGTACATTTTCGAAATTGAACACGGACAGAACCTTGTTTTAAatactaatgaaaaaaaaatgtataagggTTTGTAACAATGACTTATTCAATCATGGATGGAATCGAAGTAATCCGgttaaaatgaaagcaatataaACATATGTCGTATTAAAGTATAAACTTATAGTACAAATATGCGAGCTTATATATATGCTTACATAGATCCTGGTGTCATCAGATAACTCCGTAGAAAATGAAAAGTAGATTAAATTCTAAATTTAACGGTAAGAACAGTATTAACATGCGCCGATGTATACATTTCTAGCCACTTATAAAATATCGAAATTTATTTTCCGAAAATtacattgaacatatttaaacCCTTACATGGAATGTatatgacaaaaaaaacacactataattACTAGTGTGCAAAACAACATGAACTTATCTATCTCATATTTGCAAATGAAGCTTGCCTTGTCCATTTTTTTGCTACATTTGAGCACTATAGAAATggttaaacacaaacaaatattaaacaGAGTTGAGTATGGACAAGTGTGCCAACATAGTGTACCATTGAATATTGTATATTATGAGGCTGCAGCGTTAGTTCAAAGAGAAAAACAAATCAAACATTAACCAATATGTTTCGCATTGGCTAGTTTTATCGTTATATTCTTCGAAACGTCAATCTTTATTCTGACAGCAGCATTTTTGTTAcgctttatttaattttgctgCAGCAATGTAAAACTACTTCACAGATACTTATTTCGCTTCAAACGTTTCAAATTTCAATGTCTCCACAttagtatatttgtatttatatcttctattaagttatatttatatggtaaaaTTCTATATATGTTGTAAATGATTCGTATTTATATCGTAACAATGTATACTTATAGCGTTTTTACGTACGCTTTTTTATTTTCGACCTCTAAGCCAAACTTATACACAGAAAATAGTTCAATGAAATGTAAACGCACATCATTCTCATAACAGCAAATGAAGTGTTTTTAACTGAAAACTATCTTATTTTCAAGAAATGAATTTACTTCATCTGAATGTCGATGATGTACATTCCTTTACGCTCGTGTAGGACATTACGAGGAATGTCAAACGTAAGGATTTTGCATTTCCAACCTTTTTGACAGACAAAGGCGAAACAAGAAAACACGAGACAAGGACACAGGATTACGATGCACGGTTGCGATATTAATTTCGTGAATTTAGATGGTAATTTTGAAGCGTGattttacatgtataaacatgtatgaatgtttataaaataaaaattaactttgtatttccaaaataaatagtttgtttagaatataaataagtaaatgtACGTTTAAACTTGTCTTTTACAATACAAATACGAACTTTGTAGCATGCACATCAACATTTAAGCAAATAGATAAAGACATGTACAGTATACATATACCTAAATAtaacacatacatacacatgtacCACACAAACTTGGAAATAGTGAATATTGCAACGTTTAATTCACAAGAGATACTCACATGGTGTGTTTACGCAAACATCAAACGACTCGGAGTTTCCCGGACAATCCTTGCCATAGGCGGACGGACTCGGGTTGGTGCACGTTCTGCCCCTGAGCTTAAGACCCTCTCCACACGTCACGGAACAGCTCTGCCACGAGTTCCAATTGGACCAGCCGCCGTCTTTGAGAAATATGGGGTTATTGCGCGGAAACAATTCGTATTGattgtttatatgtatactttattgaaaaataaaataaaaattacataaccaacatatttatattatagaatattatttgtataaatcACAATCATAGAAATGCTGACACATGCTTACTTCTGGCATCACATGGGTCATTCAGACACACGGCATATTCGTTAGAATCGCCCTCGCAATAGTCCCCCAAACGGTCTGGCTTCGGATTGGTGCAAGTTCTCCATTTCTTCCTTAGCCCCACATCACAGGAAACTGAGCAACCAGACCAGGCAGACCAGCCCGTCCAGTTTCCGTGTACTATGACATGTATAGGTCAGAAAATAAACAACTTAGAACGTTAATAGATACACACCATAACttcaatttacaaacaaataataatttaaccTGGACACAGCTGCATTGTGCACACTTTTGAGTCAATAGCTGATCCATTACAGTTGAGACCTCCGTTGCTTGGTGACGGATTTGAGCAGGTACGTGTTCGTGTGTTGGTCCCGTTGTCGCACGTAACGCTGCACGTTGACCATGAGCTCCATTCAGCCCAGTTACCATCAACTTAATGACAAGTATATATTTGCAATGTTTTTATGACAGTGCATGTAATTAATGTAAAGCCCATTTACTGTTATATGACTGATATGTGTTGCTATTACAACGACGTGCAAGAAAACTTAATAAGAGATGTGAATCcttcttaaattaaatgtatttaaaacattatattcacttaatataataaatgtattcttACCGAGCTGACACAACCCACAGAATTTTTGACATGTGAGTTTGGCATGATGAACGTCGTCACAGAGGTTGAAAATGGAGCTCAACCGAGCACAGTCGATTGTTTCGTCATCTTTACACTCAGAAGCTGTGATGTGGAAATGCGGAAACGTGTACTTTAGACAAATAATTGAACGAAATGACATCGCGTAATCGTACTGAATACATGCCTATTTGTATTATACTTATAAGATAGGTTTGGTAATAATGACATTTCGATCTAATTAAGCAGTCGGGTGAACGACTGATGCTAAACAAATATGGTGATTAATTTATGAGAATATTATTTTCTTACGTTTCCCATGGACACACATGTGTGCATTACAGTTGTTGGTGCTGCAGCATTCATGGCAGCTGTACTGTTGTCTTGTTGAAATGGAGCGACCGATGATTCCATTAGGGTTAACAGTGGAGGATTTGCATtgctaaaaatgtgtttttgacaaattaacaaaacacaacacagGGTACCACTATAAATACGTTAGATGTGAATGGAATATTAATCACACTAATTGATACTAAAAGTTGAAAAACATAACCTGTTTTAAACAAGAACATCACAGTAATATGCTGAGCAATCTCTGAACAAGCATGCAAACATGACATGACATTTTgtacatcaaataaataaaatgatattggTACTTGGTAGTTGTTACCaataatgtataaaaatgtacAGTCAGTCTTAGCATAAACCATATAATTGAGAAGTAATTGGATGGATAAGATTACACTTTTCATAAAGGgcgttataatttttaaatttttacaaagGAATTATCATAGACTCAACAACAGAgaaataaaattgtacatgtatatgtatttaccTGATTTGGTTGGCAGCCCATGTTGTAGCGTAAATCGTTGTCAGTTTGGACGGTTTGCAAAAAGCAGGactttcaaagataaaaaaacatTGTAAGAAAACATAGTAAGAAAACGCAGATACTATTTTAAACATGCTAGTTTAATAATTAAACCGTAATTTAATGAAGAAAACGTAGCGAGAAAGGGCATTATTGATGATTGTGAATATGTTTGTCTAATAATTAATGTGTAATTttcatattataaattaaatttgtaaGCAATCCAAAGCCGTGGTGGTTTATCTTATTTATTATACACTATAAAGTTTACTATACATACTTGTCCACTTGCACACTGAGTAGTTGCTTGACAATCATTGGGATCAGTAATATTCAGACAGGAAAAACACTCGAGGCATTCTGTAAgtgaatcaaaataaatatagaaaagGTGATGCAAGTagattgttgaaaaaaacaacacatttatttttcttttgtaaTGGATACGCATGCGCAAAATAAAACCAATGGCTGTGCATTTTTACCTGCCACACCTGTCACGTAAAGTGATGCCAAGGAAAACCAAACACCTGTAATAAATATAAGTAATGTGAGAATAATGTAAATCGTGTGATCTTTTAAAATACCGCTTTAAAACAATATAGAAGTTTAAGTTACTTCATAAAGAAGAATACTTCAAGCATACGCATATTTGAACAAgagttttgaaataaaacaatgtgctAACCTTTATTCATAACTTAGCTATTTAAAATGTCGTTCTAGTTCTAGTCACGAAACAAAGCCATTTATATGTATCATCGATTGCTTATCTGACCTGCTATGTGACGTCTATTATGAAAAACCAGAACATTACATACAATTACTGACCAGAGAACAAATGGAGCTAATATCGTGATGTTCTAAAGCTATTGATGTACATATGTTTACAGACAATAACAACACtaataaaacacttaaaacaaaGCAAAACTTTAAAATAAGTAATAGAAAGTTTTAAAACTTTGACAATTTGAAGTTCTGGTATTTGCACTGTTTTCGTCAATTAGTTTtacgatgttttttttttcgaaatagaTAAAGATTGTTGAATCGgataatacaatattaaaaaaaatctcatcAAAAGTTTCTCATCATACACTGTGAGGCATTAACATCTGAGCTTTTTTGTCAAACATGTTGAGTCCGAATACGTCtgtatgtgttattttgttgTAGGAATTATTTGACAATTAAAATCAGTATATACCGATTATTATTTACGTCCTATTCGGAAACTAAGCACAGGAATTATTAAATGTGTATGCTGATTGTGTCGATCATTACAGAGAAGCCGTATCTGTACTGAGTGTTACGAGATTACAATTGGTGCTACTGAACTATCAGAGCTATATCTTCAATAGATTTTTTGAGAACTTAAATGCCCAGATATATATTGTCTGTATCGATAAAAACATTAAGTAATAAGGCGAATGCTTTTCCAAGCTAGTTCTTGATAGCCATTTGAAACAGATTTGTTAATTGGACGTTATGTCATATCGATTAGATTCTAAATCATCAGGGATTAAAACTGGAGATAACAAGTTAAACTTGGTGAATTTATCTACATTTAGAGTGGTCTTTCTTGCACTATTGAATGCACTCGTTTTGTGTTGCCTAGTACacgtttgtttgtgtttttacgtgttgtgtttaatatttatacCATAATATAGTGAACAAAACAAATTTTTGTAAGTATTTTGGGGATGTTTAATATTTGATTTGTTATACTTGTTTGATACAattttatatatgtgtttttcAAAAGCCTGAGGATAAAgtgtaatttgtgaaaaaaactacacatttatttttcttttgtaaTGGATACGCATGCGCAAAATAAAACCAATGGCTGTGCTTTTATACCTGCCACACCTGTCACGCAAAGTGCTGCCAAGGAAAACCAAACACCTGCAATAAATATAAGTAATGTGAGAATAATGTTAATCGTGTGATCTTTTAAAATACCTCTTTAAAACAATATAGAAGTTTAAGTTATTTCATAAAGAAGAATACTTCAAGCAAGGGCATATTTGAACAAgagttttgaaataaaacaatgtgcaaACCTTTATTCATATCTTAGCTATTTAAAATGTCGTTCTAGTTCTAGTCACGAAACAAAGCCATTTATATGTATCATCGATTGCTTATCTGACCTGCTATGTGACGTCTATTATGAAAAACCAGAACATCACATACAATTACTGACCAGAGAACAAATGGAGCTAATATCGTGATGTTCTAAAGCTATTGATGTACATATGTTTACAGACAATAACAAcactattaaaacaattaaaacaaagcaaaacTTTAAAATAAGTAATAGAAAGTTTTAAAACTTTGACAATTTGAAGTTCTGGTATTTGCACTGTTTTCGTCAATTAGTTTTACgatgtttttttttcgaaatagaTAAAGATTGTTGAATCggataatacaatatttaaaaaaatatcatcaaaagTTTCTCATCATACACTGTGAGGCATTAACATCTGAGCTTTTTTGTCAAACATGTTGAGTCCGAATACGTCtgtatgtgttattttgttgTAGGAATTATTTGACAATTAAAATCAGTAAATACCGATTATTATTTACGTCCTATTCGGAAACTAAGCACAGGAATTATTAAATGTGTATGCTGATTGTGTCGATCATTACAGAGGAGCCGTATCTGTACTGAGTGTTACGAGATTACAATTGGTGCTACTGAACTATCAGAGCTATATCTTCAATAGATTTTTTGAGAACTTAAATGACCAGATATATATTGTCTGTATcaattaaaacattaagtaatAAGGCGAATGCTTTTCCAAGCTAGTTCTTGATAGCCATTTGAAACAGATTTGTTAATTGGACGTTATGTCATATCCATCAGGGATTAAAACTGGAGATAACAAGTTAAACTTGGTGAATTTAACTACATATCTAGTGGTCTTTCTTGCACTATTGAATGCACTCGTTTTGTGTTGCCTAGTACacgtttgtatttgtttttacgtgttttgtttaattgttatacTATTACATAGTGAACAAAACAAAATTTTGCCAGTAATTTTGGGGATGTTTAATATTTGATTTGTTATACTTCTTTGATACAattttatatatgtgtttttcAAAAGCCTGAGGATAAAGAgtaatttgtgaaaaatatttcGCGTTGGGATTCAAATAGCAGTTTCAACATTGTGGTCACAGGTATGTTCAACGTACTGCTGCCATATCCGAGAGAAACAAGACAATCTTTGGCCAAGTATCCATCATGGACATAGAGTAGTGCTTCTGTGTTGATTGCAGATTGCACGAATTTTAAATTCAGTGAGTACGACAAGATGAGTGTGGGTCCCGAAGAATGTCTGTTTTCGCGACCGTATAGTCGTCTATGCGTCGCACATCTCCATATGAGCTCTTCGACCGTGCGTACGAAACATTCGATTATAAACGATAGGTGTGTGTGTAAATTcgaaattattttcacatttcacTTTTTTTTCTGAGCTTTTATTATTTGAACCATTGAGTAATGAAAGAATTTCGAGACAAAACGAATACGCAAGCAATTTCAAATAAGCCAATacagatattaaaaattgaaaccAAAATATCGCATTGAAAACAACATGTAGAAAACGACAAGAGAAAATAGGCAAATAAATTATCCACCCCTCCTTTCAA contains:
- the LOC127851132 gene encoding coadhesin-like, which translates into the protein MCVHGKPSECKDDETIDCARLSSIFNLCDDVHHAKLTCQKFCGLCQLVDGNWAEWSSWSTCSVTCDNGTNTRTRTCSNPSPSNGGLNCNGSAIDSKVCTMQLCPVHGNWTGWSAWSGCSVSCDVGLRKKWRTCTNPKPDRLGDYCEGDSNEYAVCLNDPCDARNGGWSNWNSWQSCSVTCGEGLKLRGRTCTNPSPSAYGKDCPGNSESFDVCVNTPCTVVLFNAHGRNVLSNSVNAFPSVISNEGNAYNPSTGHFTAPVDGIYYFTAQTCTTPAHSVVFYIQKASECKDDETIDCARLSSIFNLCADVHHAKITCPKFCGLSQLVDGNLADWSVWSACSVTCDNGTNTRTRTYSNPAPSNGGLNYSGPSVGWKACTMQHCPDGGWSSWGSWQSCSVTCGVGLKLRGRTCTNPSPFAYGKDCPGVSESSAMLSTVVLFNAHG